GCCGGTTTGAACGTGTGGTAGACGACGTAGGACACGAGGAATGCCGACGAGCACCCGAACGCGGCGAGCATCGCCCGGCGGTGGAGCTCGAACCGCTTGCTGCGGATCAGGACGTAGCCGACGATCAGGCACACGCCCGCCAAGCCGTTGAATGTGGCGTTGACCGCCGGCAGCGCCCGGACGTCGAGCCGCCCGGCGACACCGTCCGGACGCGGACCGAGGATGAGGAACGCGACGGCTCCGACGACGACGACGGACAGGATGGCGATGACGGTCAGCCAGAAGCGGTCGGTGCGGCGGGGTGCGGCTTGGGCGGATGTCGACATCACGTTCCTCGGCTTGCGGCGTCGGCCTGAGGCCGACTTGGCTTGCGGCGTCGGCCTGAGGCCGACTATGGTAGCTGCCGGCCATCGGCCGATATGGTAGACGCCTCGACCCCAGACGCCACGCCCAGGACGCCGCGCATGCCCCGCTCACGCCAGGCCGCCCTCATCGCGTTCGCTCTCACCGCCGTTGCCGTCGGCGCCGCGATGACCCCGTCCGCCCCGTCGCACCGCGGCTTGACGACGCCGGCGCAGGCCGTCCAC
Above is a window of Candidatus Avedoeria danica DNA encoding:
- a CDS encoding DUF420 domain-containing protein; translated protein: MSTSAQAAPRRTDRFWLTVIAILSVVVVGAVAFLILGPRPDGVAGRLDVRALPAVNATFNGLAGVCLIVGYVLIRSKRFELHRRAMLAAFGCSSAFLVSYVVYHTFKPAPTPYVGPYRGLYLAILLSHIVLATLIVPLALVTLYRGWTWDVNRHRRIAKVTLPIWLYVSVTGVVIYGMLYG